A window from Primulina huaijiensis isolate GDHJ02 chromosome 13, ASM1229523v2, whole genome shotgun sequence encodes these proteins:
- the LOC140991257 gene encoding uncharacterized protein, whose translation MTPNELNYLPIEKLCLALIFVIQKLEHYFQAHIVRLVLKAHPLKYVMSRPVLSDRLTRWYLQLQQFEIIYIPQKAVKGRALADFLSDHPIHADWELSNDLPDKDILVIEVTPLLKMYFDGAAHKEGAGAGIIFVTSEGEMLPYSFTLAQNCSTMLLNIKL comes from the coding sequence ATGACGCCAAATGAATTGAACTACTTGCCAATAGAGAAGTTATGCTTAGCCCTTATATTTGTCATTCAAAAGCTAGAACACTACTTTCAAGCCCACATTGTTCGTCTTGTTTTGAAAGCGCACCCATTAAAATACGTTATGTCAAGACCAGTTCTTTCTGACAGGCTCACAAGGTGGTATCTTCAATTGCAACAATTCGAAATTATATATATCCCTCAGAAGGCTGTGAAGGGGCGAGCCTTAGCTGACTTCTTATCGGATCACCCAATCCATGCCGATTGGGAGTTATCTAATGATTTGCCAGACAAAGACATTCTTGTGATAGAAGTCACTCCCCTTTTGAAGATGTACTTTGATGGAGCTGCACATAAAGAAGGGGCCGGTGCTGGGATTATATTTGTCACATCTGAAGGGGAGATGTTACCGTACTCGTTCACTTTGGCTCAAAACTGCTcaacaatgttgttgaatatCAAGCTCTAA